The sequence ATATCCAAAACAATTCCAAGAGTGAGGCTGATGGTTTAAAGCAAGAAATCGTGACtttaaaggaagaacaaagtaAGATGCAAAGGGAAGTTAATGCCTTATTACAAGAGAATGAGCACCTGATGAACTTAATGAAGACTAAACATAAGCATCAAACTCTAGAATTGGAACCAATTAGGGACTCAGTGAAAGAAAGACAGAGTGAGATAAATAAATGTAATGTTCAACTTCCGATGGATCTTGAAGTTGAAGATACTTCTCTAGACAGTTATAATGCACAATTGGCACAATTAGAAGCTAAGATAAGAAATACGGAATTAAAACTTCAGGAAAGTGAGAAGGAGAAGGAGTGCCTGCAGCACAAATTACAGACAGTTAGAAGAGACTTAGAAACTGGAAGTTTGCAACAGGACACTCAGTCTCAAGAAATTAGTGGCCTTAACGATACAGAAGAAAAGTATATTTCAGTGCTTCATGAGTTGTCAACAAGTCAAAATGACAATGCGCATCTGCAGTGCTCTCTACAAACAGCCATGAACAAGCTGGATGAGCTAGAGAAGATGTGTGAAATACTGCGAGTCAAAAAGTTTGAACTAATGTCTGAGCTGAATGATTCAAGATCAGAATGTATCGCGGCAGCTAGTAAAATGGCAGGAGAGGTAGAGAAACTGGTAAATGAAGTTAAAATATTAAACGATGAGACTGGTCTTCTCCAAGGTGAGTTAGTGAAAGAAATGCCAGAAGGTGAATTTGGTGAACAACAAAATGAGCAGAGGTCTGTGTCCTTAAATTCTTTGGACGACGGTAATTTCTATGAGCACTTGACATTGTCAAACAAGGAAGTTCAAATGCACTTTGCTGAATTACAGGAGAAATTCTCATCTTTACAAAGCGAACACAAAATTTTACATGATCAGCACTGTCAAATGAGCTCTAAGATGTCAGAGCTACAGTCCTATGTTGACACATTGAAGGCTGAAAATTCGGTCTTGTCAATGAGTTTAAGAAACTCTCAAGGTGACTTGGTAAAGGAGGTAATACCAGGATCTGGGGAGGGGCGTTTGTCATTGTCATTCTCTTGTGTGACTGACAGCCCTGGTCTTTCAAGTTTGGGAGACTTGTCTTTTTACAAAGatcttttagaacacacaggtgAAATATCCCTTTTGAATAATTTAGAAGGGGATGTTTTGGCAAACCAGTCTAATGTAGAGGAAGCAGCATGCAGCAGTCTGGAGGAGGAGATTCTGACCAAGAAAGAAATCCCACCTGCCCCAGTGAGGAGTATTGAACAACTTGAGACCCTCTGTCAGATGTACCAGCAGTCCCTCAAGAAGTTGGAAGAGAAAATTGAAAGTCAAGGGAttatgaaaaataaggaaattgaagagCTTGAACAGTTATTAAGTTCTGAAAGGAAAGAGCTTGGCTGTCTTAGGAAGCAGTATTTGTCAGAAAATGAACAGTGGCAACAGAAGCTGACAAGCGTGACTATGGAGATGGAGTCCAAGTTGGCGGCAGAAAAGAAACAGACGGAACACCTGTCGCTGGAGCTCGAAGCAGCGCTACTCCAGCTACAAGGTCTGGACCTAAGTTCTCGGTCTTTGCTTGGCACAGACACAGAAGATGTAAGTACATGGAATTTACATGCTATTTCTCTGATTACATGCCtcgtaggcgctcaataaatgtttgttgaattgaaatCCGCATTaaatctaaattaaaatatttttagagtcCAAGgatataaagttttttaaaaacaaaccagaACTTTAGGAAAATGAGTAAACCTTATTTGGCGGGTAAATTCCTATCATGATTACATTTAAACACTGTTATATGGGAAATTACTAAAGATGTTTTTTAAAGTCTCCTGGAGAAAATTATATTATGGAGTCAGAAAGTCTTCaggatgtgtatgtgttttttactCTTTGTGAGTTAATAAAGCACATTTAAGTATTAAACTAGAGCTTATGAATTGTAATGTGATATGAATTTTAACCTCTCTTGCCCTTTTCAGACTATTTTTAATGTTATAGAGTTACATTCATGATACTAAATATAGGAGTTTATTACATATTACTGAATAATTTTCTAACAATTTGCTCTGATACAAATCTATGATTTGGGATCAGTCATTTAAAGAGACACTTCTTTCTTTATTGAATATGAAATTGTTCAGTTACttataactttgttttttctaGTCTACCAGCTAAACTAATAATGCTGTACAGTTGGCGAGTCTCATTAACTGCCCCTGCCCCCCTCTGTAAGGTGGGGAGGGCAGGTGGTGACGTGGCAACAGTAGTAGTCACAGCAGCaggttcccattttacagatgagaggaaGGTGAGGCCCAGATCTGTGATTTATCCTAGAATATGGATATTAAGTGCTGGATCTGTGATTCATCCTTGGGCTGGGAATCTGGTCATGAAACCTTATTGTCTTCTCTTATTGAAGAACATCATAAGTGCTGAAAATGAAAGCTGAACATTTTATCTGGAATTTGGTAGCCTCTTATTTGATAATCACaaagagaaattttatatttaggcTACCTAGACTATTcttagcaagaaaaaaatatgaaatttagaTACATCACAATTTAGGTGATTAAATAGCTGATCGGAAGGGTTTGTCCTCCTGATAAATACCTTACCCAGTGCCTTGGCCATACAGAACACTTACTGATGTTTGTTTAATTATGTTGAATATTTGGATGGAGAGAGGAGAATGTGGTGGGAATATGCCATTCGGAGAGATGTGTTTAGTAGAGGCAGGTAGCCagtttacataaaataataattaagccTATTTATTGTATTTTGATTGTTCTTGCAAAAATAAAATGCACTTTCATTATATATTACAACTATAGGTTCTTCCAGGTGGAAACGATAGCTGTGACATAAAAGAATCAGAAGAAAATACTTCAGAAACTAAAGAGAGAACACCAAAGCGTGACTTGCATCAGATTTatggaaaagatgttcagcagATCCTCAGTCTAGAGGTGGAGAAAGTAACTGAGACTGGTATGATCACACGTACAGGAGAATGGTCTAGGGAGCAGTCCCCGGGAGCCAGTCATGAGACGCCAGTGGAAGACAAAACCCTGGGCTGTTCAGAATGCGTTTCTGAATTGTCACTTTCTGGTCGTAGTGCTTTGGTACCTATGACTTTTCTGGAGAATCAGGTAAACATTCAGAATCTCCAACTGCAGGTAAAAGAGACATCAGATGAGAATTTGAGATTACTTCATGTCATAGAGGAACGTGACAAAAAAGTTGAAAGCTTGCTCAATAAATTAAAAGAGTTGGACTCAAAACTCGATTTACAAGAACTCCAACTAACTACCAAGATTGAAACATGCATAGAACTGGAAAAAACAGTTGAGgaacttaagaaagaaaaatcagattTAAGTGAAAAATTGGAATCCTTTTCTTGTGATAACCAGGAGTTACACCAGAGAGTAGAGAGTTCGGAAGGCCTCAGTTCTAGCTTAGAAATGGGCACAGAGAAATTGTCACATGAAATTATTGAGGATAATGTAGCCAAGGTGAATGACAACTGGAGAGAGAGATTCCTTGATGTCGAAAATGAGCTGAAGAGGACCAAATCTGCGAAAAGTAGCATTGAGCACCACGCTCTCTGTGTGGAAGCTGACTTAGAGGCAGTTCAAACAGCAAAGCTATATTTAGAAAGAGACAATGAAAATAAGCAGAAAGTTATAACCTGTCTTGAAGAAGAACTCTCTGTGGTCATAAGTGAGAGAAACCAGCTTCATGGAGAATTAGATACTTtgtcaaaagaaaataaagaactggGTCAGATGTCTGAAAAGATGAAGGAGAGAATACAAGAGCTCGAATCTCGTCAGAGTGAGTGTCTACATCACATGGATGTGGTGGGGGCTGAGGTAAaggagaaaacacagctccttcAGACTTTGTCCTCTGATGTAAGCGAGCTGTTAGAAGATAAAGCTCATCTCCAGGAGCAGCTGCAGAGTTCGGAAAAGGACTCACAGGCACTGTCTTTGGTAAAAAGTGAGCTGGAACACCAAGTCGGGCAATTGAATGCAGAGAAAGAATTGCTCGTAAGGGAATCCGAAAGCCTGCAGACCAAACTGAATGAACTGGAACATGAAAAGCTCAATGTCGCCAAGGCCTTGGAGGCTGCACTGATGGAGAAAGGTGAGGTGGCAGTGAGGCTGAGCTCCACGCAAGAGGAAGTGCATCAGCTGAGGACAGGCATTGAGAAACTGAGGGTCCGCATCGAGGCCGATGAAAAGAAGCAGCTCCACGTCTTAGAGAAACTGAAAGAAAGTGAGCGTAAGAGTGATTCGCTTCAGGATAAAGTTGAGAACCTCGAAAGGGAATTGCAGATGTCAGaagaaaaccaagagctggtgaTTCTTGATGCCGAGAATTGCAAAGCAGAGGTGGAGACTCTAAAAACCCAAATAGAATTGATGACCGGAAGCCTGAAAGTTTTAGAAGCAGACCTTATCACAGTAAGGTCTGAAAAAGAAAACCTGACGAAACAACTCCAAGAAAAACAAGATCAAGCGATTGAATTGGACACGTTACtctcttcatttaaaaatctattggAAGAAAAGGAGCAAGAAAAAATACAGATGAACGAAGAATCTAAAGCTGCAATGGAGATGCTGCAGACGAAACTGAAAGAGCTAAATGAGGAACTAGCAGCCTTGTGTGATGAGGAAACTTGGAAGGCTGAAGAAGCAAGTCTGGACTCACCGGCGCGGGAAGTGCATCAGCTGAGAAACAGCATTGAAAAGCTGAAAGTCCACCTGGAAGCTGATGGAAAGAAGCACCTCCAAATCTTAGGACAACTGAAGGAAAGTGAGCATCATGCAGATGTGCTTAAGGATCGAGTTGAGAGCCTTGAAAGAGAACTGGAGATATCAGGAGAAAAACAAGAGCATGTGATTCTTGAGGCTGAGAATTCCAAAGCAGAGGCAGTGGCACTGAAAGTAAAGATAGAGGAGATGGCCCAAAGTCTGAGAGATTTGGAACTAGATCTTGTCAATCTAAGGTCAGAAAAAGAGAATCTGACAAAAGAATTACAAAAAGAGCAAGGACGAGCATCAGAATTGGAAATATTAAATTCTTCGCTTGAAAATCTATTGCaagaaaaagagcaagaaaagGTACAGATGAAAGAGGAATCTAAAATTACAGCGGAGATGCTTCAAACACAATTAAAGGAGCTAAATGAGAAAGCGGCAGCTTTGTGTAATGACCAAGAGACCTTTAAGGCCAAAGAACAGAGTCTGAGCAGTCAAGTAGATTCTCTCGAACATGAGAGGGCTCAGTTGCTACAAGGCCTTGACGAGGccaaaaataattacattattttGCAGTCTTCTGTGAATGGCCTCGTTGGAGAAGTAGAAGATGGCAAACAGAAACTAGAGACAAAGGATGAAGAAATCAATATACTCAAAAGTCAAATTCAAGACCAAGAGCAGCTCATCTCGAAACTGTCCCAGGTGGAGGGAGAGCAGCAACTTTGGCAGAAGCAAAAAATAGAGCTGGGAAATCAGATGGGAGAACTGGAGCGGAAGATCCAGGTGCTGCAATCCAAAAATGACACTTTGCAGGACACCGTAGAAGCACTGCGGAATTCTTACACGGATCTGGAGAAAGAGCTTGAATcgacaaaaatggaaaaaatgtccTTTGTTGAGAAAGTAAGTGGCTTAATCTGTTTACATTTGAGTAGGTGGTCGTGTGAATTATATTTCCTTCCGGACAGTGTTTGCAATATTGGACCTAACTTTGTAAAGGCTTTAAGTTTGTGGGGGTCTTGAACTATGAGGACGTTGAGTTGGCTTCAGCAGTAGTGatgataccgaaccaagtgggctcgccccCTGGTGAGTtcaataagactctacaccagtggaagttgtctcacaaagtaaagtgtttttgcagcaaataggaggccatgaggaatcatttccaaagtcatggcgtccccaaacaaaggaaagcaggaacttttatttggttgggaaatgaatattcaaaagggagaggggggtattcacttgcacaggctgagttggagaacatgcttccacataatgaggcctaagctcctcctggagagatctttgtattaaaaataaggcaaagttcatgggcatagctcttgtgcggaggcttggtcagtttcagcatggctggtggttacatctcccttgagtgcctcacttggtcagtttcaagatggctggtggttatatctccttaacacacaaaaggaaaagaaacaacttggaaaaacagttaattgcttccaaacccatctttgagtttctcgaggcacATAGTTGGTGACATTCACTCTTTCTTTGCTTTGGCACACATTTACACGGGACACTTCTATGGATTGGCCCAGGTTTTCAGGGTGGCACCCAGACATGGGAGAAGCTTTGGGTTCTACAGAGTTGCTGGTTCTAATTATATTTCCCTTTCAGGACAGTAGCCTCCGTATCCAtgcccagttgagaaccactactgTAGAGAGTATAACAGATACTTAGTCAGGATCAGAAGGGATCCCCTTTGCCCCTGCCCTACCGTTTTGCCTTGAGGAGAAAAAAACTTAAAGATATTGATATAATTATAACCAACAGAACCCCCATGGCTCCCAGTGTGTGTCCTGGGGATCTTGTGCTTTCAGCTCCTTTTATATCTTTGTGTAGTCTCCTGTTTTGTTAGCAGATGATTAGAGGGAAGATCTGCCATCAAGTGActcaattattaaagaaaaattaagtttttGCTCTATACGCTTACTTACTAATCTAGGAAAGTGATTCCTTCAAATTAAATTTTGGCTGgacaaatgttaaaagaaaaaagggagtgTCCAGAAAATACAATCGATCATGACTATATTTTTCCAAGAATTTGCAGTTTTTGTACAGCTTGCAAGAGACGGGAGTTATAGTAGAGACGATTAGACAAACTGTACCGGGCTGTTTCAATTTTAAGGGGCAGATGCATACAATAGAGTTTTAATTGGTGTTAACTAATCTCAGGCATGCTTCTTGCAGATTAGTATGGCATTGGAGGGTTAGTCGAGACCCAAGAACTGATAAAAATCTAAGGTGCTGCTCATAtaatattctctgatgtttaagTTTAATTCAAATTAATACCTTTATGCGAGATTTTAAGACTTAGTAATATTATCTTTCTTTGTCATTCCTTCCCTTATTGCTGTCTTTTATTAAATCTTTGCTGAGAAGAAAAGGTAAGCTTCCTAGTAGGTTTCGAGACTCTTAGTTAAGGGAGGATTAGCTGGGTTCCATGTTGAAGACTAAAGTGAATGTCATGAAATATGTTGTATCAGAGTGATTAATTTGATCAAAACAGACAACCCAAAGCTGATCCTAACAAAAGATTAAATTTCAGGTAAACACAATGACTGCGAAGGAAACTGAGCTGCAGAGGGAAATGCACGAGATGGTACAGGAAACAACAGAGTTGAAAGAAGGGTTTACTGGGGAGAAAAATAGGCtaactgaagaaataaaattaatgtcggaagaaataaagagcagcAAAGTAAGTTTTCCTGTGACAAATTCATTATACTCTGATAATTCAGTGTGCACACTGTCCTTGTTTGTTTGTGTAAGACCTTCTGTAATATACCAGACTTTTTTTAGCTTTTGAGAAAAAATAACCCCATGCTTAGGTCATGATTAGACTTGCAGTAATCTTCACTATCCAGCACTGTTGTGAGCCCAGAAGGAGTCATGAGAGGCCTCTGAACACGTGAAAATACCTGTTGCAGAgtccaaatattttttcacagAAGTCGACCCTTGTACAACATGAACTCACATCAGAAATAGATTTCATGCAGTTTTCAGCAGGTTTATCTGCTTTCATAGCCTGCCACAGATTACAAGCCAGAATGTTCCTAGAGACAGATGCGCTGATCTTGCTAAGAAGTAACAAAGTAACAGAAAGAAGTCACAGTAAAATGTAGAGTTGGTGCAGTCTCCCGGTGTTATTTTAGGGCAGGGTTAATGTGGCGAATCTGTAGCATTTGGGCCACACTCCCTGCTGCTGTTTCCATAGCAGACCTTGCTGATTTGTGCCCTCCCTTTCTCCTGAATCTCTTAACACTGTGTCCTAGGTAGCAGCTACCATGCACGCAGAGCTGGCAGGTGCAATGAAACCCGTCTGCCAAACCTAGTTAAATGGTAGACATTCCTATATCCATATAGGCTTCATGCAACTTCATCCCTATGTAGTACTTAGAAAAAGAGAGCAAAATATAGTTGTGATTATGACCCTGAATAATCACAAAAACTTGAAATGATATTTGTAATAGCCTGCATAAGGAGTTGGGGAAATTTGTACTTTTCTTTAAATACAGGATTTAATCTAATGAAAATTGTCAAGTTTTGGCGTTTACTCTCAGCAGTTGACTTATGGAATTTCCTGACAAAGCTTTGTGGAAGGAGTTCCTGTGGATGGTATTTGAGTATTGCATCTGCTGAAATCTTGGGTACTGAGCAGTGTGGGAGAATCCCCAGCATATTGTTATTTGTATTTCATTTACAGGCTCTACTAAAAGGAAAAGTGATGTGTTCAGCCTCAAGTCCATACATATAAGTGTGTTAGTTTGCAAtggctttattcattcatttattcattctataaATAATAAGCCCTACTAAAGTCAGGGGATGGAATGTTGAACCATAGCTATTCTGGGGTTCCTGTActcagagcttacattctagacaCACAATAAATCATTAAATAGGAAACATGAAATAATCATAAGTTGTTCAGTGCTATAAAGGAAACAAATAAGATTCTTTACTGCACGATAATTGGGAAGTGGGGTATGAGGGTAGGGAACAACCTATTTTAGATAGGGTGCTCAGAGAATGTCACCTGCAGGATGAGGAGTCACCATGCGAAGAACAGGGCAGAAGAAGGAGGCTTCTAGGTCTGGAGagcagtgtgatgaaatctctgaaattagaaagatatttatattttttagaaattgaaAGGAAGCCATTGTGGCTGGAGTCAGATGGAAAGTGATAAGAAAAAAGATTGGAGCAGTAGGAAGGCCAGGGTAAAgaattagaataaaatctaaagtaACACCAAATACAGGAGGCTAGAGTTTAAAGGGAAGGTTTAGGGTGGATACAGGAATTTGGCTAGTTCAGAATATAGGTTATTTCAAAATTATGGAAGTGGTAGAAAATATGATGGGGCAGAGAAGGTGGCTCAGGGCCTAGTCGAGAGGACCTCCAGCATGCAGGGTGAGATGAAGGAGGAAGAGCcagcaaagaaaacaagaagacgtgatgaggaaaaccaagagagtgTTGAGTTCTAGAAGCCAAGAGTGGAGACTATCTCAAGACAGAAGGAGTGGTCAGCAGCATCAGATCAACTTAGAGGAAGAATGAGATGAGGACTGAAGAGTGCTCTTCAGATGTGCAAACGGAGGCTGATGATGCCATGAAAAGCTATTTCAGGAGGAGTTTGGGATGAAACCAGGTTGGAGGGGGTTAAAAAGTGAATGGGCGATGAGGAAGTGGACACTGCATGTGTATTAAGATGTATGGAAACAACTATTTGGGATCAGGCGCGGGGAAGCCAGATGCCTCCAGGACTGCAAAGCCagtcctgcacagggaagggagagaggggcaaAGAGTTGGGGGCATTTGGAAGGAAAGTCGTATAGTGATTGAATGTGGAATCTAAGCTGGTCGAGGAAAAAGACATAAATCTGAGGGGCTTGAATATGaagggtggaggtggtggtggtggtggtactgTTGATGAGGTCAAGGAATGACTGCAATGCAAGTACTTAAATAAGCGAGCCTGGAAGCCTAGGAAGGTGTGGTCCCAGAGTGGGTTAGCTGAAGTCGAGGTTTCTGAGATTCTGTGGTCCCTGCGGACGTGACTTTGTGGGTGACTGGGCTGGAGCAGAGGAAATTTTCACCGGAGATGAAGTCGCGATTTAAAGTGAATACGTTGCTAAGGATTATAGCACTATTCTATATAGGTTTTGTCTTGCCTGTAAActattttttccccctcagtacTCAGAATTTCCTAAAGATATATATGCAagttcttaattattttcttgcttttctcattAGGGTCGATTGAAGGAGCTTCTGTTAGAAAACAGTGAATTGAAGAAGAGTTTGGATTGCTTACACAAAGACCAGGTGGAAAAGcaggagaaaatgagagaagaaatagCTGAATATCACCTACGGCTTCAGGAGGCTGAAAAGAAACACCAGGCTTTGTTTCTGGAGACAAACAAACAGGTAAAAACGTGGGGTTTGGTTACCGGGGTTGCTGGAGAGTGTTTTGACCATGGTAATGAGGCATTTTTTGCACGAAGGTCAGTGTTCTGTGTTATAATCATGCTGTATAATCTTACGAAAGGTCCCATTGTATTAACTTCACTATCTTTCCCCCAGTTACTTGCACGTGTCTTATTTTAtgacttgatttttaaaactacatttcCGTCTTGGAGTAGAATAGTAGGAAAGTCACAAAGACTGTTTGAAATGGTCCTTGgaacatcagttttttgttttgttttgttttccctacAATTGTTTAGCTGAGTCTCCTGGCTAAATTAACATTTTTCTGCCCTAGTATGAAATGGAAATCCAGACATATCGAGAGAAATTGACTTCTAAAGAAGAATGTCTCAGCTCACAGAAGGTGGAGATGGACCTCTTAAAGTCCAGTAAAGAAGAACTCAATAATGCTTTGAAAGCAACCACTGAGATTTTAGAAGAATTGAAGAAAGCCAAGGTATGTTCACTTCTCATAACTTCATGACTTAGAATGGTTCATACAGATAATAGTGGTTTTAATGGTATAGAATTAAgtgctttcattttaatttttatgaaaattatttcGTAGTCAAAAAATAATATTGTTCATCAATTCTCCactgagttatttttaaaaatcagtggaTGGCCTGCAGTCTCATAGCTTGAATAAACTTTATCCATTGCTCAGTGAATCCTTTCAAACTAGAGGATGTTCAAGACTTCTCAAGATGGATATGAAGGTCGAGCTGATAACCGATTAGGGCAGGCCGCTCCAGCTGTAGATAATAATTTGGTGGGTAATTCCAAAGTCCTGCTTGATTGATCTCCAAGTTCACTGCTATCAGCAAACCCACTTTGCTGTGGCTTACGGGGAGATCAAAGTATGGCACACCACTTGATCAGGCGCACGTATGTGtccattctcctcttcctctccacgCAA comes from Diceros bicornis minor isolate mBicDic1 chromosome 4, mDicBic1.mat.cur, whole genome shotgun sequence and encodes:
- the CENPF gene encoding centromere protein F isoform X2 — translated: MKKENSLLKSQSEQRAREVCHLEEELKKAKQCLNQSQNFAEEMRAKNTSQETMLRDLQEKINQQENSLTLEKLKLALADLEKQRDCSQDLLKKREHHIEQLNDKLSKTERESEALLNALELKKKECEELKEEKTLFSRCKSENEQLLNLMKSEKESLQSKINHFETCLKTQQIKSHEYNERVRTLEMERENLNVEIRNLHNAIDSKTVEIETQKQAYVELQQKAEFSDRKHKKEMENMCLKISQLTGQVEDLEHKLQLLSSEIMDKDRRYQDLHTEYESLRALLKSKDSSLVTNEAHHRGLLAFEQQSAVNTSFTNIIAEQASMPSERSDCHLKVDQSPKNSSILQNRVVSLEFSLESQKQMNSDLQKQCEELVQIRGEIEENLIKAEQMHQSFVAETSQRISKLQEDTSVHQNVVAETLVALENKERELQLLNEKLGTEAAETQELRKSNHLLQESLKELQLLSETLSLEKKEMSSIISLNKREIEELTQENGTLKEMNATLNQEKINLLQKSESFSNCIDERDKSISELSNQYQQERLILLQRCEETGNAFEDLNEKYKAAQEKNSKLERLLNECTDVCENRKNESEQLKETLTREHQAFVTKLALAEERNQNLILDLEAVQQDLRSKIADIQNNSKSEADGLKQEIVTLKEEQSKMQREVNALLQENEHLMNLMKTKHKHQTLELEPIRDSVKERQSEINKCNVQLPMDLEVEDTSLDSYNAQLAQLEAKIRNTELKLQESEKEKECLQHKLQTVRRDLETGSLQQDTQSQEISGLNDTEEKYISVLHELSTSQNDNAHLQCSLQTAMNKLDELEKMCEILRVKKFELMSELNDSRSECIAAASKMAGEVEKLVNEVKILNDETGLLQGELVKEMPEGEFGEQQNEQRSVSLNSLDDGNFYEHLTLSNKEVQMHFAELQEKFSSLQSEHKILHDQHCQMSSKMSELQSYVDTLKAENSVLSMSLRNSQGDLVKEVIPGSGEGRLSLSFSCVTDSPGLSSLGDLSFYKDLLEHTGEISLLNNLEGDVLANQSNVEEAACSSLEEEILTKKEIPPAPVRSIEQLETLCQMYQQSLKKLEEKIESQGIMKNKEIEELEQLLSSERKELGCLRKQYLSENEQWQQKLTSVTMEMESKLAAEKKQTEHLSLELEAALLQLQGLDLSSRSLLGTDTEDVLPGGNDSCDIKESEENTSETKERTPKRDLHQIYGKDVQQILSLEVEKVTETGMITRTGEWSREQSPGASHETPVEDKTLGCSECVSELSLSGRSALVPMTFLENQVNIQNLQLQVKETSDENLRLLHVIEERDKKVESLLNKLKELDSKLDLQELQLTTKIETCIELEKTVEELKKEKSDLSEKLESFSCDNQELHQRVESSEGLSSSLEMGTEKLSHEIIEDNVAKVNDNWRERFLDVENELKRTKSAKSSIEHHALCVEADLEAVQTAKLYLERDNENKQKVITCLEEELSVVISERNQLHGELDTLSKENKELGQMSEKMKERIQELESRQSECLHHMDVVGAEVKEKTQLLQTLSSDVSELLEDKAHLQEQLQSSEKDSQALSLVKSELEHQVGQLNAEKELLVRESESLQTKLNELEHEKLNVAKALEAALMEKGEVAVRLSSTQEEVHQLRTGIEKLRVRIEADEKKQLHVLEKLKESERKSDSLQDKVENLERELQMSEENQELVILDAENCKAEVETLKTQIELMTGSLKVLEADLITVRSEKENLTKQLQEKQDQAIELDTLLSSFKNLLEEKEQEKIQMNEESKAAMEMLQTKLKELNEELAALCDEETWKAEEASLDSPAREVHQLRNSIEKLKVHLEADGKKHLQILGQLKESEHHADVLKDRVESLERELEISGEKQEHVILEAENSKAEAVALKVKIEEMAQSLRDLELDLVNLRSEKENLTKELQKEQGRASELEILNSSLENLLQEKEQEKVQMKEESKITAEMLQTQLKELNEKAAALCNDQETFKAKEQSLSSQVDSLEHERAQLLQGLDEAKNNYIILQSSVNGLVGEVEDGKQKLETKDEEINILKSQIQDQEQLISKLSQVEGEQQLWQKQKIELGNQMGELERKIQVLQSKNDTLQDTVEALRNSYTDLEKELESTKMEKMSFVEKVNTMTAKETELQREMHEMVQETTELKEGFTGEKNRLTEEIKLMSEEIKSSKGRLKELLLENSELKKSLDCLHKDQVEKQEKMREEIAEYHLRLQEAEKKHQALFLETNKQYEMEIQTYREKLTSKEECLSSQKVEMDLLKSSKEELNNALKATTEILEELKKAKVDNLKYANQLKKENERAQGKIKLLIKSCKQLEEEKEMLQKELSHLEAAREKQKTGTVVDANVDELMTEMKELKETLEEKNKEADEYLDKYCSLLISHEKLEKDKEMLETQVARLSSQQSKLSLQSSPWLNSVVPGPSPVPSVTEKKLSSGQNKASGKRQRSSGIRENGEGTPSTPETFSKKSRKALKSGIHPAEDVEYTEFEPEGLPEVVKKGFADIPTGKTSPYVLRRTTMATRTSPRLAAQKLAPSPLSLDKENYAETSKPTAGGSRSQKVKGAQQSPVDSGAACREPTTKSLSVSNLPERSSADSPREGLRAKRGRLAPSPEAGPESKSSENCRVQ